The following is a genomic window from Methylomarinum vadi.
ATATGGTATTCGGGATCGGTTACAACGATGACATCGACAAAACCGAAGAGGTATTGGCCGATATTTTACGAAACCATCCTTTGATCCTTGACGACCCCGAGCCGGTGATAAAGGTTCATGAATTGGCCGACTCCTCGGTCAATTTCGTCGTTCGTCCTTGGGTGAAGACCGCGGACTATTTTACCGTTTATTGGGATGTGACGCGCACAGTCAAGCAGCGTTTTGATGAGGCCGGTATTTCCATTCCGTACCCTCAACGGGATGTACACCTATATAATTCGGCATCCTAATTGAATACGACGAAACCAGACAGGATTTCCGCTGGATGGTACGGAAAGGATAATCTACTTTGCCAGGTAGCTATTTGCCAATTCGAGTGGTCATGAAGGGTCTTCCCATGGGCTACTCGGTTACCATTCCTGGACCTGCCTGCTCTAGTCGTTATTCGGACGAATTGTTGGAGGTACAACGAGTTTAATTAAATGTCCTGAATGTAACCATGAAATTTCCGATAAGGCGGTGTCCTGTATTAACTGCGGGAACCCGATTGCCGAAAACGATGTTCAGCATCATCGCCTTGATGCCGCCTGGCAAACCGTTACCAAATCCAGAACGCCGATCAATGTGTTTGCGTTGGCCATGATGTCTTGTGCCTCAATTTTAGGCATCAGCGCTACGGCAATTGATGGTGTTTGTGATTTAACGGCATTTAAATATACCTTGCATATTTTTCTTGCCGTTTCCGGAATGTTTTTTGCTACGATCCTGTTTTGTCGAAAAGGGAT
Proteins encoded in this region:
- a CDS encoding zinc ribbon domain-containing protein, producing MKCPECNHEISDKAVSCINCGNPIAENDVQHHRLDAAWQTVTKSRTPINVFALAMMSCASILGISATAIDGVCDLTAFKYTLHIFLAVSGMFFATILFCRKGMYHPQDIAKAKQEGWEESGEDKPVIAAVLICLMLLFYGLYQLRVLETQENISLKKLKIGECVNQA